The following coding sequences lie in one Allorhizobium ampelinum S4 genomic window:
- a CDS encoding type II toxin-antitoxin system RelE/ParE family toxin, translating to MSWSVEYTDEFGEWYATLVEAIQDDIVRVVGLLEAKGPQLPFPYSSGIEGSRHEHMRELRIQSGGEPYRVFYAFDPRRTAILLVGGNKTGDDRFYEIMIPVADRLYDNYLIEIGKEGLI from the coding sequence ATGAGTTGGAGCGTTGAATATACCGATGAGTTTGGTGAGTGGTACGCGACGTTGGTCGAAGCCATTCAGGACGATATTGTAAGGGTGGTCGGGCTTCTCGAAGCCAAAGGACCCCAACTCCCCTTCCCATACTCATCCGGCATCGAAGGCTCCAGGCACGAACATATGCGGGAATTGCGGATTCAGAGCGGTGGTGAACCCTACCGGGTATTCTACGCTTTCGATCCGCGTCGCACCGCTATTTTGCTGGTCGGTGGAAATAAAACCGGCGACGACCGCTTTTACGAAATCATGATTCCGGTCGCTGATCGCCTATATGACAATTACCTGATCGAGATCGGGAAGGAAGGGTTGATATGA
- a CDS encoding XRE family transcriptional regulator, whose amino-acid sequence MTGHRSFNDLRKSMAPERRARNDEATKAILEEMALHELRQAREKTQQDVARALHVKQPAVAKLEQRADIYVSNLRRYIEALGGTLEITAKFPDTSVSIKNFSELATEK is encoded by the coding sequence ATGACTGGACATCGCTCCTTTAACGACCTGCGCAAGAGTATGGCGCCTGAACGTCGCGCCCGCAATGATGAAGCAACCAAGGCAATTCTCGAGGAAATGGCGTTGCATGAGCTGCGTCAAGCGCGTGAAAAGACCCAGCAGGATGTAGCGCGCGCACTCCACGTGAAGCAGCCGGCTGTCGCAAAGCTGGAGCAGCGTGCCGATATTTATGTCAGCAACCTGCGACGCTACATCGAAGCTCTTGGCGGCACGCTGGAGATCACAGCAAAGTTCCCCGATACCTCAGTCAGCATCAAGAATTTCAGCGAATTGGCCACCGAAAAATAA